In Rahnella sikkimica, the following are encoded in one genomic region:
- the dppB gene encoding dipeptide ABC transporter permease DppB, with protein sequence MFQFILRRLGLVIPTFIGITLLTFAFVHMIPGDPVTIMAGERGVSPERHAQLMADMGLDKPLYQQYFHYVNGVLHGDLGTSLKSRTPVWQEFVPRFKATLELGICAMIFAIIVGIPVGVLAAVKRGSIFDHTAVGISLTGYSMPIFWWGIMLVMLVSVHWNLTPVSGRISDTVFLDESLPLTGFMLIDTLFWGEPGDFVDAVMHMILPAIVLGTIPLAVIVRMTRSSMLEVLGEDYIRTARAKGVSRMRVIVIHALRNALLPVVTIIGLQVGTLLGGAILTETIFSWPGLGRWLIDALQRRDYPVVQGGVLLVATLIIVVNLLVDVLYGVVNPRIRHKK encoded by the coding sequence ATGTTTCAGTTCATACTCCGACGTTTGGGGTTAGTTATCCCAACGTTTATCGGCATTACTTTGCTGACTTTTGCCTTCGTACACATGATACCAGGCGACCCGGTCACCATTATGGCAGGCGAGCGCGGTGTTTCCCCCGAGCGTCATGCCCAGTTAATGGCAGATATGGGGCTCGACAAGCCTCTTTATCAACAATATTTCCACTATGTGAACGGGGTGCTGCACGGCGACCTGGGCACGTCATTAAAAAGCCGCACGCCTGTCTGGCAGGAATTTGTGCCGCGCTTTAAAGCCACGCTGGAGCTGGGTATCTGCGCGATGATCTTTGCGATCATTGTCGGTATTCCTGTCGGGGTGCTGGCGGCAGTGAAAAGGGGCTCGATATTCGACCACACGGCCGTGGGAATCTCGCTGACCGGCTATTCAATGCCCATATTCTGGTGGGGGATCATGCTGGTTATGCTGGTCTCGGTGCACTGGAACCTGACGCCCGTATCGGGGCGAATAAGCGATACCGTCTTCCTCGATGAAAGTCTGCCGCTGACCGGCTTTATGCTGATCGACACGCTGTTCTGGGGCGAACCGGGTGACTTCGTGGATGCCGTAATGCACATGATTTTACCGGCTATCGTTCTGGGCACCATTCCGCTGGCGGTGATCGTGCGTATGACCCGTTCTTCCATGCTGGAAGTGCTGGGTGAAGACTACATCCGTACCGCGCGCGCCAAAGGCGTCAGCCGTATGCGGGTGATCGTCATTCACGCCTTGCGTAATGCGCTGTTGCCGGTCGTGACCATCATCGGTTTGCAGGTTGGTACGCTGTTGGGCGGCGCCATCCTGACGGAAACCATCTTCTCCTGGCCAGGTCTTGGCCGGTGGCTGATTGACGCACTTCAGCGCCGCGACTATCCGGTCGTGCAGGGCGGGGTGTTGCTGGTCGCTACTCTGATCATCGTGGTTAACCTGCTGGTAGACGTGCTCTACGGCGTGGTCAACCCGCGTATTCGCCACAAGAAATAA
- a CDS encoding alpha/beta hydrolase: MQFRHLFERLKKLLLAVILIVLTLLAVRTYDASQGPALEPWHKLVPDELSTAQLDKSDWAAYLRAEQQAFLEVKQQVTDKLDAEDRIPLNRYYDRSPVYPEHFAQDWNRSYELMPDGKPVGAVVLLHGLTDSPYSLRHIAEDYRRRGFVAVGIRLPGHGTVPGGLTRVDWEQWLAATRLAVREAQRAAGENVPLQIVGFSNGGALAMKYTLDTLDDKSLVRPTRVVLISPMIGVTSFARFAGYAGWPSIFPAFAKTAWLNLMPEFNPFKYNSFPVKAARQSYLLTQALQQQISEDAQAGKLAQLPPLLAFQSVIDSTVSTRAVVTALFNQLPANGSQLVLFDINRSAYVGPLLRPAADTAVERLLPAAPRKYQTTIVTNASPDDAAAIAQVTQAGQGTVSSSPLGLNYPSEFYSLSHVALPFPTDDSLYGRNPQGPAQFGIHLGTLAARGENGALVVSMDQLMRVSSNPFYPYMLKRIEGF, encoded by the coding sequence ATGCAATTCCGTCACCTCTTTGAACGCCTGAAAAAACTGTTACTGGCGGTTATCCTTATCGTGCTGACCTTATTGGCGGTTCGTACTTACGATGCCTCACAAGGGCCTGCGCTGGAGCCGTGGCACAAGCTGGTTCCTGATGAACTGAGCACGGCACAGCTGGATAAAAGCGACTGGGCCGCGTATTTACGGGCCGAGCAGCAGGCTTTTCTGGAAGTGAAGCAGCAGGTGACGGACAAGCTCGATGCTGAAGACCGTATTCCGCTGAACCGGTATTACGACCGCAGCCCGGTTTATCCTGAACATTTTGCGCAGGACTGGAACCGGTCGTATGAGCTGATGCCTGACGGTAAACCGGTCGGTGCGGTGGTGTTATTACACGGCCTGACCGACTCGCCCTACAGCCTGCGTCATATTGCAGAAGATTATCGTCGCCGCGGTTTTGTGGCGGTAGGCATTCGTCTGCCGGGGCATGGAACCGTGCCGGGCGGGCTGACGCGCGTTGACTGGGAACAATGGCTGGCGGCCACGCGGCTGGCGGTGAGAGAAGCACAGCGTGCGGCCGGTGAAAATGTCCCGTTGCAGATCGTCGGTTTCTCTAACGGTGGTGCGCTGGCGATGAAATACACGCTGGATACATTGGATGATAAATCGCTGGTGCGCCCGACGCGCGTGGTGCTGATTTCTCCAATGATCGGCGTCACAAGCTTTGCGCGTTTCGCCGGATACGCGGGCTGGCCGTCGATTTTCCCGGCCTTCGCCAAAACTGCCTGGCTGAATCTGATGCCAGAATTTAATCCGTTTAAATACAATTCATTTCCGGTGAAAGCGGCGCGGCAGTCTTATCTGCTCACGCAGGCTTTGCAGCAGCAAATCAGCGAGGATGCGCAGGCCGGTAAGCTGGCGCAATTGCCGCCGCTGCTGGCTTTCCAGTCGGTGATTGATTCCACTGTCAGCACCCGCGCGGTGGTTACGGCATTATTTAATCAGCTCCCCGCCAACGGCAGCCAGCTGGTGTTGTTTGATATTAACCGCAGCGCTTACGTCGGCCCGTTGCTGCGCCCTGCGGCGGATACCGCCGTGGAACGCCTGCTGCCTGCGGCACCGCGCAAGTATCAGACGACCATTGTTACCAATGCCTCGCCGGATGACGCTGCAGCGATTGCGCAGGTTACGCAGGCAGGGCAGGGCACGGTCAGCAGCAGCCCGCTGGGGCTGAATTATCCTTCTGAATTCTATTCGTTATCGCATGTTGCGTTGCCTTTCCCGACGGATGATTCGCTTTACGGACGCAATCCGCAAGGCCCGGCGCAATTCGGTATTCATCTGGGGACGCTGGCTGCGCGGGGTGAAAATGGTGCGCTGGTGGTGAGCATGGATCAACTGATGCGCGTTTCTTCCAATCCTTTCTACCCGTATATGCTGAAAAGAATTGAAGGATTTTGA
- the atzF gene encoding allophanate hydrolase, with protein MASTSDSVTSPYRGFTLREWQQHYRTAPDSLRTTLSLVLGSLSKTDNAWLYLATAEQLEAQIARLETLRSQAEGSLTTMPLFGVPFAVKDNIDIAGWPTTAACPAFAYTAQADATVVANLKAKGAIVIGKTNLDQFATGLVGTRSPFGAVRNTFNPEYVSGGSSSGSASVLARGLVAFSLGTDTAGSGRVPAGFNNIVGLKPTKGWLSNTGVVPACRLNDTVSVFALTVADAQTVAHAAGGYDATDAYSRKNPHTAPFALPVQPRIAVPDRLEFFGDDLAEAAFREALEHLRHNGATLETIDFTPFRELAGQLYYGAWVAERTVSVGEIFEESPEAMDPVVRGIVASGLNYTACDAWRAEYLRAELARKINLALEGFDALVVPTSPTIRTLEEMAQEPVLYNSQFGIYTNFTNLADLSALALPAGMRADGLPAGITLIAPAWHDDALARFGSQWQRSLNLPLGATGLAVKPEEFRVSAPLSPACVRVAVVGAHLTGMPLNFQLTRRNAVRAEQTTTAATYKLYALANTTPPKPGLVRAEGGSAIIVELWDIPLARFGEFVAEIPAPLGIGSLELADGRTVKGFICEPWAIPDATDITHFGGWRSYIQSLNSPVKS; from the coding sequence ATGGCTTCAACTTCAGACTCCGTTACCTCGCCTTATCGCGGTTTTACGCTGCGGGAATGGCAGCAACATTACCGCACCGCGCCGGACAGCCTGCGAACGACGCTTTCACTGGTTTTGGGCAGCCTGAGCAAAACCGATAACGCCTGGCTGTATCTCGCCACGGCGGAGCAGCTTGAAGCGCAGATCGCCCGCCTGGAAACCCTGCGCAGTCAGGCTGAAGGGTCACTCACCACCATGCCGCTGTTTGGCGTGCCGTTTGCCGTAAAAGACAATATTGATATCGCGGGCTGGCCAACCACGGCCGCCTGCCCCGCCTTTGCCTACACCGCGCAAGCGGACGCCACCGTGGTCGCCAATCTGAAAGCCAAAGGCGCCATCGTCATTGGCAAAACCAATCTCGATCAGTTTGCGACCGGCCTGGTCGGCACGCGTTCACCGTTTGGGGCAGTGCGAAACACCTTCAATCCTGAATATGTCAGCGGCGGTTCGAGTTCCGGCTCCGCATCGGTTCTGGCGCGCGGTCTGGTGGCGTTTTCGCTGGGGACTGACACCGCCGGTTCCGGCCGCGTGCCCGCCGGTTTCAATAATATTGTCGGCCTGAAACCCACCAAAGGCTGGCTGTCGAACACCGGCGTGGTACCGGCCTGCCGTCTCAATGACACCGTGTCTGTTTTCGCCCTGACCGTCGCCGATGCGCAAACCGTGGCGCACGCAGCGGGCGGCTATGACGCCACCGATGCGTATTCGCGTAAAAACCCGCACACCGCGCCGTTCGCCTTGCCGGTTCAGCCGCGAATTGCGGTGCCCGACCGTCTTGAGTTTTTTGGCGATGATCTGGCGGAAGCCGCGTTCCGCGAGGCGCTGGAGCATTTACGTCATAACGGCGCGACGCTGGAAACCATTGATTTCACGCCGTTCCGCGAACTGGCCGGGCAGCTTTATTACGGTGCGTGGGTGGCGGAACGCACAGTGTCCGTCGGGGAAATTTTTGAGGAAAGCCCGGAAGCAATGGATCCGGTGGTGCGCGGTATTGTCGCCAGCGGCCTGAATTACACCGCCTGCGATGCGTGGCGGGCGGAATATCTGCGGGCGGAACTGGCGCGCAAAATCAATCTGGCGCTGGAAGGGTTTGATGCGCTGGTTGTGCCGACCTCGCCGACCATCCGCACGCTGGAAGAGATGGCGCAGGAGCCGGTGCTTTACAACTCGCAGTTCGGGATTTACACCAATTTCACCAATCTGGCGGATTTATCTGCGCTGGCGCTGCCCGCCGGAATGCGCGCCGACGGCCTGCCCGCCGGGATCACGCTGATCGCCCCGGCCTGGCACGACGATGCGCTCGCCCGTTTTGGCAGTCAGTGGCAGCGCAGCCTGAATCTGCCGCTCGGTGCCACCGGTCTTGCGGTGAAACCGGAAGAATTCAGGGTTTCTGCGCCGCTCAGCCCGGCGTGCGTGCGCGTCGCCGTGGTCGGTGCGCACCTGACCGGCATGCCGCTCAATTTTCAGCTCACCCGCCGCAACGCGGTTCGCGCCGAGCAAACCACCACCGCAGCCACCTACAAACTTTATGCGCTCGCCAATACCACACCGCCGAAACCGGGGCTGGTCAGGGCGGAAGGCGGCAGCGCGATTATCGTCGAACTGTGGGATATCCCGCTGGCGCGCTTCGGGGAGTTTGTCGCGGAGATCCCGGCACCGCTGGGCATCGGTTCGCTCGAACTGGCCGATGGCCGCACGGTGAAAGGCTTTATCTGCGAGCCGTGGGCCATTCCTGACGCCACCGACATCACCCATTTTGGCGGCTGGAGAAGTTACATCCAGAGCCTCAATTCACCGGTAAAAAGCTGA
- a CDS encoding type II toxin-antitoxin system RelE/ParE family toxin produces the protein MTIKQVWKPHALEDREHIFNYIAKENPHAAIELDEEFDAAAERIFLRPDMYVAGRVAGTRECIVHMHFRMVYCITETEIQIVRLVHTAQHWP, from the coding sequence ATGACGATAAAACAGGTATGGAAACCACACGCTCTGGAGGATCGCGAGCATATTTTCAACTATATCGCGAAAGAAAATCCGCATGCGGCCATTGAACTGGATGAGGAGTTTGATGCTGCCGCAGAACGCATTTTCCTGCGTCCGGATATGTACGTTGCCGGGCGGGTTGCCGGAACGCGCGAATGCATCGTGCATATGCACTTCAGAATGGTTTATTGCATCACGGAAACAGAAATTCAGATTGTCAGACTTGTACATACCGCTCAGCACTGGCCTTAG
- a CDS encoding MarR family winged helix-turn-helix transcriptional regulator: MKTKTDTDLTHSSMLHLDQQMCFALYSANLALHKVYRKLLGQLDLTYPQYLVMLVLWQRDEVTVSDIGEKLFLDSATLTPLLKRLEAAGLLVRQRAKADERQVIITLTAEGKALREKAQGIPEAIFCATECNMGEITALKQQLEVLRGHLQDKA; encoded by the coding sequence ATGAAGACGAAAACAGACACCGACTTAACGCACAGCAGTATGCTACATCTCGATCAACAGATGTGTTTTGCTCTGTACTCCGCGAATCTTGCGCTGCACAAAGTGTACCGCAAGCTGCTCGGTCAGCTCGACCTCACCTATCCGCAATATCTGGTGATGTTGGTTCTTTGGCAGCGTGATGAAGTGACGGTGTCTGATATCGGCGAAAAGCTGTTTCTGGATTCCGCGACGTTAACGCCGTTGTTAAAGCGTCTCGAAGCGGCCGGTTTACTGGTTCGTCAGCGTGCGAAAGCCGATGAACGTCAGGTGATCATCACCCTGACCGCTGAAGGTAAAGCATTACGCGAAAAAGCTCAGGGCATCCCGGAAGCGATTTTTTGTGCCACGGAATGCAATATGGGCGAGATTACTGCGCTGAAACAGCAACTTGAAGTGCTGCGTGGCCATCTTCAGGATAAAGCCTGA
- the dppA gene encoding dipeptide ABC transporter periplasmic-binding protein DppA codes for MTISLGKSGLLKFSMGLIALTVAASVQAKTLVYCSEGSPEGFNPQLFTSGTTYDASSVPIYNRLVEFKIGTTEIQPGLAEKWDVSADGKTYTFHLRKGVKWQDNKDFKPTRDLNADDIVFSFERQLDKNNAYHGVSGGSYEYFEGMGMGDLINKIVKVDDNTVQFVLNRPESPFLADLAMDFASILSAEYADNMLKAKTPEKVDLNPIGTGPFQLLQYEKDSRILYKAFPGYWGTKPQIDRLVFSITPDASVRYAKLQKNECQVMPYPNPADIAAMKKDKTINLMQQPGLNVGYLSFNVEKKPLDEVKVRQALTMAVNKKAIIDAVYQGAGQPAKNLIPPTMWGYNKDIVDYPYDPVKAKELLKEAGHADGFTIDLWAMPVQRPYNPNARRMAEMIQSDWAKIGVKANIVTYEWGEYLKRAKNGEHQSVMMGWTGDNGDPDNFFATLFSCTAAKDGSNYSRWCYKPFEDLIQPARAESDHAKRAALYQQAQVVMHDQAPALIIAHSTVYEPVRKEVKGYVVDPLGKHHFENVSME; via the coding sequence ATGACAATCTCTTTAGGTAAGTCGGGGCTACTGAAATTCAGTATGGGCCTGATTGCGCTGACCGTTGCGGCCAGTGTCCAGGCAAAAACGTTAGTGTATTGTTCCGAAGGTTCACCTGAAGGCTTCAACCCTCAGTTGTTCACCTCCGGCACCACGTATGACGCAAGCTCCGTGCCTATCTACAACCGTCTGGTTGAGTTCAAAATCGGGACCACTGAAATCCAGCCTGGCCTGGCAGAGAAGTGGGACGTTTCCGCCGACGGCAAAACGTACACCTTCCATCTGCGCAAAGGCGTGAAATGGCAGGACAACAAGGACTTCAAACCGACCCGTGATCTGAATGCGGACGACATCGTCTTCTCCTTCGAACGTCAGCTGGATAAAAACAACGCTTACCACGGCGTTTCCGGCGGCAGCTACGAATACTTCGAAGGTATGGGCATGGGCGATCTGATCAACAAGATCGTGAAAGTGGACGACAATACCGTGCAGTTCGTCCTGAACCGCCCTGAGTCTCCATTCCTGGCTGACCTTGCGATGGACTTCGCTTCCATTCTGTCTGCGGAATACGCTGACAACATGCTCAAAGCGAAAACCCCTGAGAAAGTTGACCTGAATCCGATCGGTACCGGTCCGTTCCAGCTTCTGCAATACGAGAAAGATTCGCGCATCCTCTACAAAGCCTTCCCAGGCTACTGGGGCACCAAGCCGCAGATCGACCGTTTAGTCTTCTCCATCACGCCTGACGCCTCCGTGCGTTACGCGAAATTGCAGAAAAACGAATGCCAGGTGATGCCGTACCCGAATCCGGCTGACATCGCGGCAATGAAGAAAGATAAAACCATCAACCTGATGCAACAGCCAGGCCTGAACGTGGGTTATCTGTCCTTCAACGTTGAGAAAAAACCACTCGATGAAGTGAAAGTGCGTCAGGCACTGACCATGGCTGTGAACAAAAAAGCCATCATCGACGCGGTTTATCAGGGTGCTGGCCAGCCAGCCAAGAACCTGATCCCACCAACAATGTGGGGCTACAACAAAGACATCGTGGATTACCCGTATGATCCGGTTAAAGCCAAAGAGCTGCTGAAAGAAGCAGGTCACGCAGACGGTTTCACTATCGACCTGTGGGCAATGCCAGTACAACGTCCGTACAACCCGAATGCACGCCGTATGGCTGAAATGATCCAGTCTGACTGGGCGAAAATTGGCGTGAAAGCCAACATCGTGACTTACGAGTGGGGCGAATACCTCAAACGTGCGAAAAACGGTGAGCACCAGTCTGTGATGATGGGCTGGACCGGCGACAATGGGGATCCGGATAACTTCTTCGCCACCCTGTTCAGCTGTACTGCTGCAAAAGACGGTTCCAACTACTCCCGCTGGTGCTACAAGCCGTTTGAAGATTTGATCCAGCCAGCCCGTGCTGAATCTGATCACGCTAAACGTGCTGCGCTTTACCAGCAGGCTCAGGTTGTGATGCATGACCAGGCACCAGCGCTGATCATCGCTCACTCCACCGTGTACGAACCTGTTCGTAAAGAAGTCAAAGGCTATGTCGTTGATCCGTTGGGCAAACACCACTTCGAAAACGTAAGCATGGAGTAA
- the eptB gene encoding kdo(2)-lipid A phosphoethanolamine 7''-transferase produces the protein MNRVKTLSQQNISLLLAIYIGIFLNVSVFQRRFAALIHQFTSTELIQAITEVCGIVLFTFFVLRLLSLGGKVFFRVVASLLVLISVAASYYMMMFNVVIGYGIVASVMTTDVDLSKEIIGLPLFIWMALVSALPLFLIWKNNLRLTLIEQMKTPGQRLRPLGVLLATVLLVWLPLRLLDHAQSANEKKTNVDLPSYGGVVAHSYLPSNWLAALGLYAYTQVDESQDAGNYLDPAKEFTYVPPADIDDTYVVFIIGETTRWDHMGILGYERDTTPRLSKEKNLVAFRGESCDTATKLSLRCMFVREGGTEDNPQRTLKEQNIFAVMKSLGFTSELFAMQSELWFYNNADTNNFSFREIIASEKRNDGKPVDDMLLVNELQESLKNYPKGKHLVILHTKGSHYMYSQRYPRSYARYTPECMGNTCSKAELINAFDNSVLYTDTFIDSVIDQLRDKKALVFYAADHGESIDENSHLHGTPREMAPPEQFRVPMIVWASDSFLEQADHKQAFEQLQAQQRIGAKKRHVELFDSILGCLGYTSPDGGINPANNWCAKPQAEQKL, from the coding sequence ATGAATAGAGTGAAGACTCTATCGCAGCAAAATATCTCTTTATTGTTAGCGATTTATATCGGCATTTTCCTCAACGTCTCGGTGTTCCAGCGCCGTTTCGCTGCATTGATCCATCAGTTCACCTCAACTGAGCTGATCCAGGCGATCACGGAAGTTTGCGGCATCGTCCTGTTTACCTTCTTTGTGCTACGTTTGCTGTCGCTGGGCGGAAAAGTGTTTTTCCGCGTGGTGGCCAGTTTGCTGGTGCTGATTTCCGTCGCCGCCAGTTATTACATGATGATGTTCAATGTGGTAATCGGCTACGGCATCGTGGCGTCGGTAATGACCACGGATGTTGATCTCAGCAAAGAAATCATCGGATTACCGCTGTTTATCTGGATGGCGCTGGTCAGTGCTTTACCGCTGTTTCTTATCTGGAAAAACAACCTGCGGCTGACGCTGATTGAGCAGATGAAGACGCCGGGACAGCGCTTACGCCCGCTGGGCGTGTTGCTGGCGACGGTTCTGCTGGTCTGGCTGCCGCTGCGGTTACTTGACCACGCGCAGAGCGCCAACGAGAAAAAAACCAACGTGGATCTGCCGAGCTACGGCGGCGTTGTCGCGCACTCGTATTTACCGTCTAACTGGCTGGCGGCGCTGGGTTTGTATGCCTATACGCAAGTGGATGAAAGTCAGGATGCGGGCAATTATCTGGATCCTGCGAAAGAGTTTACGTATGTGCCACCTGCGGATATCGACGATACCTATGTCGTGTTTATTATCGGCGAAACAACCCGCTGGGATCACATGGGGATTCTGGGGTATGAGCGTGACACCACGCCGCGCCTGTCCAAAGAAAAGAATCTGGTGGCATTTCGCGGGGAATCCTGCGACACCGCGACCAAGCTTTCGCTGCGTTGCATGTTTGTCCGCGAAGGCGGCACAGAAGACAATCCGCAGCGAACGCTGAAAGAGCAAAATATCTTTGCCGTAATGAAGTCTTTGGGGTTCACCTCGGAGCTGTTCGCGATGCAGAGCGAGCTGTGGTTCTACAATAATGCGGACACCAACAATTTCTCCTTCCGTGAAATTATTGCCTCAGAGAAGCGCAACGACGGTAAACCTGTCGACGACATGCTGCTGGTGAATGAATTACAGGAATCGCTGAAGAACTATCCCAAGGGTAAGCACCTGGTGATTCTGCATACCAAAGGTTCGCATTACATGTACTCGCAGCGTTATCCGCGCAGTTATGCCCGCTATACGCCGGAATGTATGGGCAACACCTGTAGCAAAGCCGAGCTGATTAACGCTTTTGATAACAGCGTGCTGTATACCGATACCTTTATCGACAGCGTGATTGATCAGTTGCGCGATAAAAAAGCGCTGGTGTTTTATGCCGCCGATCACGGTGAGTCTATCGACGAGAACTCGCACCTGCACGGCACGCCGCGCGAAATGGCACCACCTGAGCAGTTCCGTGTGCCGATGATCGTCTGGGCTTCGGATAGTTTCCTTGAACAGGCCGACCACAAGCAGGCGTTTGAGCAGTTACAGGCGCAGCAGCGGATTGGCGCGAAGAAACGCCATGTCGAATTATTCGATTCGATTTTGGGCTGTTTGGGATATACGTCGCCAGACGGGGGTATCAACCCGGCGAATAACTGGTGTGCAAAACCTCAGGCTGAACAGAAGCTTTAG
- a CDS encoding antitoxin PaaA2 family protein: MTQETIDHSTLVCLAEAGAIRHLNVTAQQGGWTIMIRYGEHQRTLVAQRSGKIRVFKRFDTLAAYLKDMGINQFEVDITDYDPEGGGKGTRPDRSAALKRAHEAAAFDETAFDLWFRERVKESLDDPRPAIPHEDVKAQFAARKEALLKGRDK, from the coding sequence ATGACACAGGAAACGATCGACCATTCAACACTGGTTTGTCTGGCAGAAGCAGGCGCGATTCGTCATCTCAACGTGACTGCACAACAAGGAGGATGGACAATAATGATCAGATACGGCGAACATCAGCGCACCTTAGTGGCACAACGTAGTGGGAAAATACGGGTATTTAAGCGCTTCGACACGCTGGCAGCCTATCTTAAAGACATGGGGATAAATCAGTTTGAAGTGGATATTACCGACTATGATCCTGAAGGTGGCGGTAAAGGAACGCGCCCCGACCGATCGGCAGCATTGAAACGCGCACATGAAGCGGCGGCTTTTGACGAAACGGCATTCGACCTCTGGTTTCGCGAAAGAGTTAAAGAATCGCTGGATGATCCGCGTCCCGCTATCCCCCATGAAGACGTTAAAGCTCAGTTTGCCGCCCGTAAAGAGGCATTGCTTAAAGGGCGGGACAAGTAA
- a CDS encoding organic hydroperoxide resistance protein: MSIENVVYRAHASATGGRDGRATSDDGILDVKLGLPKEMGGLGGGTNPEQLFAAGYSACFLGALKAVAAQEKIKIPADAKIEGAVGIGAIPGGYGIEVQLDITLPGFERSEAEALVAKAHLVCPYSNATRGNIDVTLNVK; this comes from the coding sequence ATGTCTATTGAAAACGTTGTATATCGTGCTCACGCTTCTGCAACCGGTGGTCGTGATGGTCGTGCGACATCGGATGATGGCATTCTGGACGTGAAACTGGGTTTGCCAAAAGAAATGGGCGGCCTGGGCGGCGGGACTAACCCGGAACAACTGTTCGCAGCCGGTTATTCCGCCTGCTTCCTCGGCGCACTGAAAGCGGTTGCCGCGCAGGAAAAAATCAAAATCCCTGCGGATGCAAAAATTGAAGGTGCAGTCGGTATCGGCGCAATTCCTGGCGGTTACGGGATTGAAGTACAGCTGGACATCACGCTGCCGGGCTTTGAACGCAGCGAAGCAGAAGCGCTCGTGGCGAAAGCACACCTGGTTTGCCCGTACTCAAACGCAACCCGTGGCAACATCGACGTTACGCTTAACGTGAAATAA
- the dppC gene encoding dipeptide ABC transporter permease DppC has protein sequence MSQTTEPVANELVTAAPAPMPPLREFWHYFKRNKGAVTGLVYIIIMLILAIGANVIAPHAPAEQFRDALLRPPVWMQGGSWKFLLGTDDVGRDILSRLMYGARLSLLVGCLVVVLSLVLGVVFGLFAGYYGGIVDAIIMRVVDIMLALPSLLLALVLVAIFGPSIVNASLALTFVALPHYVRLTRAAVLVEVNRDYVTASRVAGAGAARQMFINILPNCLAPLIVQASLGFSNAILDMAALGFLGMGAQPPTPEWGTMLSDVLQFAQSAWWVVTFPGVIILLTVLAFNLMGDGLRDALDPKLKQ, from the coding sequence ATGTCTCAAACCACTGAGCCAGTCGCTAACGAGTTAGTGACGGCTGCGCCAGCGCCGATGCCGCCTTTGCGCGAATTCTGGCACTATTTTAAGCGTAATAAAGGGGCCGTTACCGGTCTGGTTTACATCATCATCATGCTGATCCTTGCGATTGGCGCGAACGTTATCGCCCCGCACGCACCGGCTGAACAGTTCCGCGATGCGCTGCTGCGTCCGCCGGTCTGGATGCAAGGTGGCAGCTGGAAATTCCTGCTGGGCACTGACGACGTGGGCCGCGATATTCTTTCGCGTCTGATGTACGGCGCGCGTTTGTCGCTGCTGGTCGGTTGTCTGGTCGTGGTGCTTTCCCTGGTCCTCGGCGTGGTTTTCGGCCTGTTTGCCGGTTACTACGGCGGGATCGTGGACGCCATCATCATGCGCGTGGTCGATATCATGCTGGCCCTGCCAAGCCTGCTGCTGGCGCTGGTGCTGGTGGCGATTTTCGGCCCCTCGATAGTCAATGCCTCGCTGGCGCTGACGTTCGTTGCCCTGCCGCACTACGTCCGCTTAACCCGCGCCGCGGTGCTGGTGGAAGTGAACCGTGACTACGTGACGGCTTCGCGCGTTGCCGGTGCCGGTGCTGCGCGCCAGATGTTCATCAATATTTTACCTAACTGCTTAGCGCCGCTGATTGTTCAGGCGTCGCTCGGCTTCTCCAACGCCATCCTCGATATGGCCGCATTGGGCTTCCTCGGTATGGGCGCACAGCCGCCAACGCCGGAGTGGGGCACCATGCTGTCTGACGTTTTACAGTTTGCTCAAAGTGCCTGGTGGGTCGTGACCTTCCCCGGTGTGATCATTCTGTTGACGGTGCTGGCATTTAACCTGATGGGTGATGGCCTGCGTGATGCCCTCGACCCTAAACTCAAGCAGTAA